In Romboutsia lituseburensis, a genomic segment contains:
- a CDS encoding PTS sugar transporter subunit IIA, which yields MIIITGHGKFASGLKTSLDLIVGNYDFVKPIDFTEEKFPESLKSEIKTFVEHIEGKVYIFTDLVGGTPFKVSSELTLEHSNIEVLCGTNLPMLVEAAMMVSLGFDLDSESIKDAGINSIRPQVKKVVFSEDGI from the coding sequence ATGATTATAATAACTGGTCATGGAAAGTTTGCATCAGGATTAAAAACTAGCTTAGATTTAATAGTAGGAAATTATGATTTTGTAAAACCTATAGATTTTACGGAAGAAAAATTTCCAGAAAGTTTAAAATCTGAAATAAAAACATTTGTAGAACATATAGAAGGTAAAGTATATATTTTTACAGATTTAGTAGGTGGAACTCCATTTAAAGTAAGTAGCGAGTTAACTTTAGAACATTCAAATATAGAAGTTCTTTGTGGAACTAATTTACCAATGCTTGTAGAAGCTGCAATGATGGTATCTTTAGGCTTTGATTTGGATAGTGAATCTATAAAAGATGCCGGTATTAATAGTATAAGGCCACAAGTAAAAAAAGTAGTATTTTCAGAAGATGGAATATAA
- a CDS encoding ABC transporter substrate-binding protein → MKKILSIMMAIILVVFSVVGCSKKTNEVDKQDVLSKTQDEIIESAKGSTVSFYGYGGDEVMNKWFDQNVIPQMKEKYDITVKRVGMDIDNILNQLITEKQVENANGTIDVVWINGENFKNAKENDLLLGSFTKKLENFEKYVDTKSDDINVDFGTNTSEMEAPWGKSQFAILKNNKNVNESIKSAEELKNIIKKYPGKFTYPALPDFTGSAFVRNIIYDVVGYENVKNLPEDEAKVKEAIKPAIDYLNEIKPYLWNKGATYPSTLSQLDNMYSDNEVYFTMTYAPSSVFKRIESGEFDKETKKVKFDKGSLGNTHFLTVPKTSPNPEGAIVLINYLLGLEAQSSKSNINNWGDASIIDINKLNNDEKKMFDNSIVIENSVPELKAGLVPIIEKIWTEEVLESAK, encoded by the coding sequence ATGAAAAAAATATTATCGATAATGATGGCAATTATTTTAGTTGTATTTAGTGTAGTTGGGTGTTCGAAAAAAACTAATGAAGTTGACAAACAAGACGTTTTAAGTAAAACTCAAGATGAAATTATTGAGTCGGCAAAAGGAAGTACTGTTAGTTTTTATGGTTATGGTGGCGATGAGGTGATGAACAAATGGTTTGATCAAAATGTAATACCTCAAATGAAAGAAAAGTATGATATTACAGTTAAAAGGGTTGGAATGGATATTGATAACATACTCAATCAATTAATAACTGAAAAACAGGTTGAAAATGCTAATGGGACCATAGATGTAGTATGGATAAACGGAGAAAACTTTAAAAATGCAAAAGAAAATGATTTATTATTAGGATCATTTACTAAAAAACTTGAAAATTTTGAAAAATACGTAGATACAAAATCAGATGATATTAATGTTGATTTTGGTACAAATACTTCTGAGATGGAAGCTCCTTGGGGTAAATCTCAGTTTGCTATATTAAAAAATAATAAGAATGTAAATGAAAGTATAAAGAGTGCAGAGGAACTTAAAAACATAATAAAAAAATATCCAGGTAAATTTACATATCCAGCATTACCTGATTTTACAGGAAGTGCATTTGTAAGAAATATAATTTATGATGTTGTGGGATATGAAAATGTAAAAAATCTGCCAGAGGATGAAGCTAAAGTTAAAGAAGCTATAAAGCCAGCAATAGATTATTTAAATGAAATAAAGCCATATTTATGGAATAAAGGTGCGACATATCCATCTACATTATCACAATTAGATAATATGTACTCAGACAATGAAGTTTATTTTACAATGACATATGCGCCATCAAGCGTATTTAAGAGAATAGAAAGTGGTGAATTTGATAAAGAAACAAAAAAAGTTAAATTTGATAAAGGAAGCTTAGGCAATACTCATTTTTTAACTGTTCCCAAAACAAGTCCAAATCCTGAAGGGGCAATAGTTTTAATTAACTACTTATTAGGATTAGAAGCACAATCTTCAAAATCAAATATAAATAATTGGGGAGATGCATCGATTATAGATATCAATAAGTTAAATAATGATGAGAAGAAGATGTTTGACAACTCTATAGTAATAGAAAATTCAGTTCCAGAGCTAAAGGCTGGACTAGTACCAATAATAGAAAAAATATGGACTGAAGAGGTTCTAGAAAGTGCTAAATAA
- a CDS encoding ABC transporter permease, with amino-acid sequence MLNKIKPYIYITPVTMLLAFVMGVGIFTCVGQSLGYFPQIGLNELTFKYYEEIFRDKNFIKSFLFTLKIALISSLISVLIGVLVSYFLSKSKQTKLRKGIFKLPIIVPHIVAVVIVIIIFSQSGIISRILYNLGIINDSSQFMQLVLDQHGLGIIMTYIWKGIPYVIITVYGILKSKSEEMELVAKNLGASEIQVFKRIVLPTAMPSIISSFLILFSFSFGSFEVPFLIGPSSLQTLPVYAYLIYSSSDLYQRPLSMGINVMISLSSVILLILYNKVFNKLYKFKL; translated from the coding sequence GTGCTAAATAAAATAAAACCATATATATATATAACTCCTGTAACAATGCTACTAGCTTTTGTTATGGGAGTTGGAATATTCACTTGCGTAGGACAAAGTTTAGGATATTTTCCTCAAATTGGATTAAATGAGTTAACATTTAAATATTATGAGGAGATATTTAGAGATAAAAATTTTATTAAATCTTTTTTATTTACATTAAAAATAGCTTTGATATCATCCCTTATATCTGTTCTTATAGGAGTTTTAGTTTCATATTTTCTATCTAAAAGTAAACAAACTAAATTAAGGAAGGGCATATTTAAACTGCCTATAATAGTTCCACACATTGTAGCTGTAGTAATTGTAATTATTATATTTTCACAAAGTGGAATAATATCGAGGATATTATATAATTTAGGAATAATAAATGATTCATCTCAATTTATGCAACTAGTACTAGATCAACATGGATTAGGTATAATTATGACATATATATGGAAAGGAATTCCATATGTGATAATAACGGTATATGGTATCTTAAAATCTAAAAGTGAAGAAATGGAATTAGTGGCTAAAAATTTGGGAGCGAGCGAAATACAAGTATTTAAACGTATAGTTCTACCGACAGCTATGCCTAGTATAATTTCATCTTTTTTAATATTATTTTCATTTTCATTTGGATCATTTGAAGTACCATTTTTAATTGGACCATCATCTTTACAAACACTTCCTGTATATGCATACTTGATATATTCCAGTTCGGATTTATATCAAAGACCGCTTTCGATGGGGATAAATGTAATGATATCGTTATCAAGTGTTATTTTATTAATTTTATATAATAAAGTATTTAATAAACTATATAAATTTAAATTATAG
- a CDS encoding ABC transporter permease: MNNKLRKLVIYLAMLSIFIPIIILTIWGFTSSWVYPRLIPGEYSLRGVEYILNKENLIILIDSLIISIIVSLITILISIPAAHSLIIYNFKGKKLIELLILSPIIIPLISVAMGIHITFLKLNIANTLLGVIIINIIPCIPYAVRILSDTYQIVGNKFEIQAKTLGANKKYVFMKITLPLLAPGIMSAFSMCFIISFSQYFLTMLIGGGRIITYPMVMFPYVQSGDRLLSSLYSVVFIAISLIVLFIMQSIVNKFFKSKIKLID; encoded by the coding sequence ATGAATAATAAATTAAGAAAATTAGTTATATATTTGGCTATGTTAAGTATATTTATACCGATTATAATACTTACAATATGGGGATTTACTAGTTCTTGGGTTTATCCGAGGCTAATACCAGGTGAGTATTCACTAAGAGGAGTAGAATATATCTTAAATAAAGAAAATTTAATAATTTTGATAGATAGTTTGATTATATCTATTATAGTATCATTAATTACAATTTTAATTAGTATACCTGCAGCTCATTCTTTAATTATATATAATTTTAAAGGAAAAAAATTAATAGAATTATTAATATTATCACCTATAATAATTCCATTAATTTCAGTTGCTATGGGAATACATATAACTTTTCTAAAATTAAATATAGCGAACACACTACTAGGTGTAATTATTATAAATATTATACCTTGTATTCCTTATGCAGTAAGAATACTTAGTGATACTTATCAAATTGTAGGAAATAAGTTTGAAATACAGGCAAAAACTTTAGGTGCAAATAAAAAATATGTTTTTATGAAAATTACATTACCACTTTTAGCTCCAGGAATTATGAGTGCATTTAGCATGTGCTTTATAATTTCATTTAGTCAGTATTTCTTAACGATGCTTATAGGAGGAGGACGAATTATAACTTATCCTATGGTTATGTTTCCATATGTACAAAGCGGAGATAGGCTTTTGTCATCATTGTACAGTGTAGTATTTATAGCTATAAGTTTAATAGTGTTATTTATAATGCAGAGTATAGTTAATAAATTTTTTAAGTCTAAAATCAAGTTAATAGATTAA
- a CDS encoding ABC transporter ATP-binding protein has protein sequence MSEVKILSVSKSFDKRKVLNNININIKDGELISLLGPSGCGKSTTLKLIAGLLNPEEGDILFDNKSVLKLKTEKRDAVIVFQEYLLFPHMNIYENIAFGLKAKKMPKKDIDSRVSKLLEIIKLSSEKYKYPLELSGGQKQRIAIARALAINPKILLLDEPFSSLDINLRNEMREFVLEIQKKYNITTVLVTHDKEEALIMSDRIAVMLDGEIKQFDTPYNLYKNPKTKEVANIFGERNYIKGKLVNGIFKADNINIDLNNNESYEEIEIMISKEDIILDLVKENDTNMFTITKKRYAGDKTYYEVNCDEQKLKLSSNNDSLEIGENVRLKFNSNNIKYFHEK, from the coding sequence ATGTCTGAAGTTAAAATTTTAAGTGTGAGTAAATCTTTTGACAAAAGAAAAGTACTAAATAATATAAATATAAATATAAAAGATGGAGAATTAATATCTTTGTTAGGTCCATCGGGGTGTGGTAAAAGTACTACATTGAAATTAATAGCAGGGCTATTAAATCCGGAGGAAGGGGATATATTATTTGATAATAAATCAGTTTTAAAATTAAAAACAGAAAAAAGAGATGCCGTAATTGTTTTTCAAGAATATCTTTTATTTCCTCATATGAATATATATGAAAATATAGCATTTGGATTAAAAGCAAAGAAAATGCCTAAAAAAGATATTGATTCTAGAGTATCAAAACTATTAGAGATAATAAAATTATCAAGTGAAAAATATAAATATCCATTAGAATTATCAGGAGGACAGAAACAAAGGATAGCTATAGCTAGAGCATTAGCTATAAATCCGAAGATATTATTATTAGATGAACCTTTCTCAAGTTTAGATATAAATTTGAGAAATGAGATGAGAGAGTTTGTTTTAGAAATTCAAAAAAAATATAATATAACTACAGTATTAGTAACTCATGATAAAGAAGAAGCGTTAATTATGAGTGATAGAATAGCCGTAATGTTAGACGGAGAAATAAAGCAATTTGATACACCATATAATTTATATAAAAATCCAAAAACAAAAGAAGTCGCAAATATATTTGGAGAAAGAAATTATATAAAAGGTAAACTAGTTAATGGAATATTTAAGGCTGATAATATAAATATAGATTTAAATAACAATGAGAGCTATGAAGAGATAGAAATAATGATATCGAAAGAAGATATAATTTTAGATTTAGTAAAAGAAAATGATACTAATATGTTTACTATTACAAAAAAAAGGTATGCTGGAGATAAGACTTACTATGAAGTTAACTGTGATGAGCAAAAATTAAAGTTATCCAGTAATAATGACTCTTTAGAAATTGGAGAAAATGTGAGGTTAAAATTTAATTCAAATAACATAAAATATTTTCATGAAAAATAG
- a CDS encoding rhodanese-like domain-containing protein, translated as MRISKKMKSLLIGAVMVLTLSNIVGCSSQEKANYTNVDGKQTEEMISSKDDLLLIDVRPAEEYKTGYIENSINIPYDEIEKRMDEISDYKDKTIILYCNTGNKSEKNAKVLSNNGFKHVYNATDGVKEYDYKLIK; from the coding sequence ATGAGAATATCTAAAAAAATGAAATCATTATTGATTGGAGCGGTAATGGTTTTAACATTAAGTAACATAGTAGGCTGTTCTTCTCAAGAGAAGGCAAACTATACAAATGTAGATGGAAAGCAAACAGAAGAAATGATAAGTAGTAAAGATGATTTACTATTAATAGATGTTAGACCAGCTGAAGAGTATAAAACTGGATATATCGAAAATAGCATAAATATACCATATGATGAAATAGAAAAGAGAATGGATGAAATTTCTGATTATAAAGATAAAACTATAATTTTATATTGTAATACAGGAAACAAAAGTGAAAAAAATGCAAAAGTATTATCAAATAATGGCTTTAAACATGTTTATAATGCTACTGACGGTGTAAAGGAATATGATTATAAATTAATAAAATAG
- a CDS encoding HD domain-containing protein, with amino-acid sequence MKIVDSIYGEFKIEPIIQDLINTKEVQRLKKIHQGGANYLTNSTWNVTRYEHSIGTMLLVKILGGSVEEQIAALLHDVSHTAFSHLVDLVLENEDEDYHEKIYKKMINESQIPEILIKYNYNPNEILFDEKRWTILEKSSPDLCADRIDYTLRDMFQYKGITKIEINKFIESLIIYNGEIVLNNIEIAEWFTETYYKEVIDFFMNPLNVYSNQILSKAIQKALSSGEINKNDLETDDEILLNKLKKTQNKEILELISKIHEGIHVEYNELNYDIHQTQKIRLIDPMVLIDGKAVRASSISKKIQKKIK; translated from the coding sequence ATGAAAATAGTAGATTCTATATATGGTGAATTTAAGATTGAACCTATAATACAAGATTTAATAAATACTAAAGAAGTACAACGTTTGAAAAAAATTCATCAAGGTGGTGCAAACTATTTAACAAATTCAACTTGGAATGTTACTAGATATGAACACTCTATTGGGACTATGTTACTTGTTAAAATATTAGGTGGATCAGTAGAGGAACAAATAGCAGCTTTACTGCATGATGTATCTCATACTGCATTTTCACATTTAGTAGATTTAGTGCTAGAGAATGAAGATGAAGATTATCATGAAAAAATTTATAAAAAAATGATAAATGAATCACAAATACCTGAAATCTTAATTAAATATAATTATAATCCAAATGAAATTTTATTTGATGAAAAAAGATGGACAATATTAGAAAAATCATCGCCAGATTTATGTGCGGATAGAATTGATTATACATTAAGGGATATGTTTCAGTATAAAGGTATAACTAAAATAGAGATTAATAAATTTATTGAAAGCTTAATAATCTATAATGGAGAAATTGTTTTAAATAATATAGAAATAGCTGAATGGTTTACTGAGACATACTATAAAGAGGTAATAGATTTCTTTATGAATCCATTAAATGTATATTCGAATCAAATACTATCAAAAGCAATACAAAAAGCTTTGAGTAGTGGTGAAATAAATAAAAATGACTTAGAAACTGATGATGAAATTTTACTTAATAAGTTGAAAAAGACTCAGAATAAAGAAATATTAGAGTTAATATCTAAAATACATGAAGGTATACATGTAGAATATAATGAATTAAATTATGATATACATCAAACTCAGAAAATAAGATTAATAGATCCTATGGTACTTATAGATGGCAAGGCAGTGAGAGCTTCTAGTATTTCTAAAAAAATCCAAAAAAAAATAAAATAG
- the nifJ gene encoding pyruvate:ferredoxin (flavodoxin) oxidoreductase produces MAKIIKTIDGNTAAAHVAYAFTDVAAIFPITPSSNMAESVDEWAAQGLKNIFNQKVNVVEMQSEAGAAGAFHGSLQAGALTTTFTASQGLLLMIPNMYKVAGELLPGVFHVSARALAAQALSIFGDHQDVMAARQTGCVMLASGSVQEVADLAPVAHLAAIKGRLPFIHFFDGFRTSHEIQKIEVLEYKDYAKLIDYEALKEFRNRALSPEHPVTRGTAQNPDIYFQTREASNKYYDAIIPIVEDYMKQMSNLTGRNYGLFNYYGPEDAKEILVAIGSVTETIEETIDELNSKGAKYGLVKVHLYRPFSMKHFLDVVPNSVEKICVLDRTKEPGAPGEPLYLDVRSVYYNKEKKPLIIGGRYGLGSKDVTPSDIKTILDNLSSSNPKDQFTVGIVDDVTNTSLEPKNDLKLDHKGTVNCKFWGLGSDGTVGANKQAIKIIGENTKKYAQAYFAYDSKKSGGITMSHLRFGDAPIRSTYLIDNADYIACHNQSYVNQYDLLKGLKNGGTFVLNTIWNDKELEEHLPAKMKNFIAKNNINFYTVNATKIAQEIGLGNRINMIMQSAFFKLANIIPKEEATEYLKASISKAYGKKGEKVVNMNYEAVEQGKNALVKISVPDSWGNTSDNSLVDDKEPEFIKNILRPINAQDGDSLPVSAFNGIEDGTFPAGTAAYEKRGIAINVPEWIVDNCIQCNQCAYICPHACIRPFLLTEEEQNNAPEGFNTKNAIGKGFDGLQYRMQVDTMDCTGCGNCADICPAKKKALVMEPLETQIDVEIPNWEYAVSKVSYKGDLVVGKTVKDSQFKTPLIEFSGACAGCGETAYIKLVTQLFGERMMIANATGCSSIWGGSAPTTPYTINHEGKGPSWANSLFEDNAEFGYGMYLGVKQIRAKLRDSINELISTTDCSESKEALENWVSNMEDGEASKDATKKVLDIIENKSFTGRAQELINEIKERKDYLIKRSQWILGGDGWAYDIGYGGLDHVIASGEDVNILVFDTEIYSNTGGQASKSTPIAAMAKFAAAGKRSKKKDLGMMAMSYGNVYVAQVSMGADKNQLLKAVIEAENYPGPSLIIAYAPCISHGLKEGMGRSVANEAQAVACGYWHLYRFNPMLKEDGKNPFSLDSKEPTASFRDFIMGQVRYAAIAKQFPEVAEELFNITEENAKDRYKSYQRLAENKID; encoded by the coding sequence ATGGCAAAAATAATTAAAACTATTGATGGAAATACTGCAGCAGCTCATGTTGCATATGCATTCACTGATGTTGCAGCAATATTCCCAATAACACCATCATCAAATATGGCAGAATCAGTTGATGAATGGGCAGCTCAAGGTCTAAAAAATATTTTTAATCAAAAGGTAAATGTAGTAGAAATGCAATCTGAGGCAGGTGCAGCAGGTGCATTTCATGGGTCACTTCAAGCAGGTGCTTTGACGACAACATTTACTGCATCACAAGGTTTATTATTAATGATCCCTAATATGTATAAGGTAGCAGGAGAATTACTTCCTGGAGTATTCCATGTAAGTGCACGTGCATTAGCAGCACAAGCCTTATCTATATTCGGAGATCATCAAGATGTTATGGCTGCACGCCAAACAGGATGTGTAATGTTAGCATCAGGATCTGTACAAGAAGTAGCAGATTTAGCTCCAGTAGCTCATCTAGCAGCTATAAAAGGAAGACTTCCGTTTATACATTTTTTTGATGGATTTAGAACATCACATGAAATACAAAAAATAGAAGTTCTTGAATATAAAGATTATGCAAAATTAATAGATTACGAAGCATTAAAAGAATTTAGAAACAGAGCTTTATCACCAGAACACCCTGTTACTCGTGGTACTGCTCAAAATCCAGATATATACTTCCAAACAAGAGAAGCAAGTAATAAATACTATGATGCAATAATACCAATAGTTGAAGATTATATGAAACAAATGAGTAATCTTACTGGTAGAAACTATGGATTATTTAATTATTATGGACCGGAAGATGCTAAAGAAATACTAGTAGCGATAGGATCTGTAACAGAAACAATCGAAGAGACAATAGATGAATTAAACTCAAAAGGTGCTAAATATGGTTTGGTAAAGGTACATTTATATAGACCATTCTCTATGAAACATTTTTTAGATGTAGTACCAAATAGTGTAGAAAAAATATGTGTACTAGATAGAACTAAAGAACCTGGAGCACCAGGTGAACCGTTATATCTAGATGTGCGTTCAGTTTATTACAATAAAGAAAAGAAACCATTAATAATTGGTGGTAGATATGGACTTGGATCTAAAGATGTTACACCATCTGATATAAAGACAATACTTGATAATTTATCAAGTTCAAATCCTAAAGATCAATTTACGGTAGGTATAGTTGATGATGTTACAAATACTTCATTAGAACCTAAAAATGATTTAAAATTAGATCATAAAGGAACTGTAAACTGTAAGTTCTGGGGATTAGGTTCAGATGGTACAGTTGGAGCTAATAAACAGGCTATAAAAATAATAGGTGAAAACACTAAGAAATATGCTCAAGCATATTTTGCATATGATTCAAAAAAATCTGGTGGGATTACAATGTCTCACTTAAGATTTGGAGATGCACCTATTAGATCAACATATTTAATAGATAACGCTGACTATATAGCATGTCATAACCAATCATATGTAAATCAATATGATTTATTGAAAGGTCTTAAAAATGGTGGTACATTTGTATTAAATACAATTTGGAATGATAAAGAGTTAGAGGAACATTTACCGGCTAAAATGAAAAACTTTATAGCTAAAAACAATATAAACTTCTATACAGTTAATGCTACTAAAATAGCTCAAGAAATAGGTCTTGGGAATAGAATTAATATGATAATGCAATCTGCATTCTTTAAATTAGCTAATATAATACCAAAAGAAGAAGCGACAGAATATTTAAAAGCATCTATAAGTAAGGCTTATGGTAAAAAAGGTGAAAAAGTTGTTAATATGAACTATGAAGCTGTAGAGCAAGGTAAAAATGCGCTAGTTAAGATAAGTGTACCAGATTCATGGGGGAATACATCTGATAATTCTTTAGTTGATGATAAAGAACCAGAATTTATAAAAAATATATTAAGACCAATAAATGCTCAAGATGGAGATAGCTTACCAGTTAGTGCATTTAATGGAATAGAAGATGGAACATTCCCAGCTGGTACAGCAGCTTATGAAAAGCGTGGTATAGCAATAAACGTTCCTGAGTGGATTGTAGACAATTGTATTCAATGTAATCAATGTGCATATATATGCCCTCATGCATGTATAAGACCATTTTTATTAACAGAAGAAGAGCAAAATAATGCACCTGAAGGATTTAATACTAAGAATGCAATAGGTAAAGGGTTCGATGGATTACAATACAGAATGCAAGTTGATACTATGGACTGTACAGGATGCGGAAACTGTGCAGATATATGTCCTGCTAAGAAAAAAGCATTAGTTATGGAACCTTTAGAAACTCAAATTGATGTTGAAATACCAAACTGGGAATATGCTGTTTCTAAAGTATCGTATAAAGGCGATTTAGTAGTAGGAAAAACAGTTAAAGATTCACAATTTAAAACGCCATTAATAGAGTTCTCAGGAGCTTGTGCAGGTTGTGGAGAAACTGCATATATTAAATTAGTAACACAATTATTTGGAGAAAGAATGATGATAGCTAATGCTACAGGATGCTCTTCTATTTGGGGTGGATCAGCACCTACGACTCCATATACTATAAATCATGAAGGAAAAGGTCCGTCATGGGCAAACTCATTATTTGAAGATAACGCAGAATTTGGATATGGTATGTATTTAGGAGTTAAACAAATAAGAGCTAAGCTAAGAGATTCAATCAATGAATTAATATCAACAACTGATTGTTCAGAATCTAAAGAGGCACTTGAAAACTGGGTAAGTAATATGGAAGATGGAGAGGCATCTAAGGATGCGACTAAGAAAGTATTAGACATTATAGAAAATAAATCATTTACAGGTAGAGCTCAAGAACTTATTAATGAGATAAAAGAAAGAAAAGATTATTTAATTAAGAGATCTCAATGGATACTAGGTGGAGATGGTTGGGCTTATGATATAGGATATGGAGGTCTTGACCATGTAATTGCCTCAGGTGAAGATGTGAATATATTGGTATTTGATACAGAAATATATTCAAATACAGGAGGGCAAGCATCAAAATCTACTCCAATAGCTGCTATGGCTAAATTCGCAGCAGCTGGTAAGAGATCTAAGAAAAAAGACTTAGGTATGATGGCAATGAGCTATGGAAATGTATATGTAGCACAGGTTTCTATGGGTGCAGATAAAAATCAATTATTAAAAGCAGTAATAGAAGCTGAAAACTATCCTGGTCCTTCTTTAATAATAGCATATGCTCCTTGTATAAGTCATGGATTAAAAGAAGGTATGGGAAGAAGTGTTGCAAATGAAGCCCAAGCCGTGGCCTGCGGATACTGGCATTTATATAGATTTAATCCTATGTTAAAAGAAGATGGTAAAAATCCATTTAGTTTAGATTCTAAAGAACCAACAGCAAGCTTTAGAGATTTTATAATGGGACAAGTTAGATATGCAGCAATAGCTAAACAATTCCCAGAAGTAGCAGAAGAGCTATTTAATATTACAGAAGAAAATGCAAAAGACAGATATAAATCATATCAAAGACTTGCTGAAAATAAAATAGACTAA
- the murJ gene encoding murein biosynthesis integral membrane protein MurJ: MSKTTKKTAFNLMIIILTSKVTGFLRDIVLGQIFGAGNVTDAYLTALNIPVVLFDGISASLGTTFIPMYFSIKEKKGQEEVNKFTSNILNIITGLSIIFIIIGMMFTPYIVKIFAMGFKGEVLNLTISYSRILLFSMIFIATNGLISSYLIASGDAYIAGLVTIPFNIFAILAIFLGSITNSYVMVYGTLFAYVAQLLFQLPFLKKKAYKHKFIIDFKDENIKKILYLIIPVFLGSYVNQINTVVNRTLASTLESGTITALNYANKLNMFAVGILVISLSTVLYPVLSKLASENKFKAFKYNLSKSLNIIIITMVPVMIITMTLSTPIIKVLFEKGSFDSRATYLTSTALFYYSIGIVAYGLRDILSKAFYSLQDTKTPVRNASISVIVNVILSIVLVKYMQIGGLALAGSLSAVIATLLMLVSLRKKIGKLGLKNTIITFVKVTISSLIMGYIIHISYGYFMRVGINIIDETRELIAISCAISAILGMAVYIALTVIFNIKEAKEIIILSKNKAISLVRR; this comes from the coding sequence ATGTCTAAAACAACGAAAAAAACAGCCTTTAACCTTATGATAATAATACTAACATCGAAAGTAACCGGTTTTTTAAGGGATATAGTTCTAGGACAAATATTTGGAGCTGGAAATGTAACTGATGCGTATCTTACTGCATTAAATATACCTGTTGTATTATTTGATGGAATAAGTGCATCATTAGGTACAACATTTATACCTATGTATTTCAGTATTAAAGAGAAAAAAGGCCAAGAAGAAGTAAATAAATTTACTAGTAATATATTAAATATAATTACAGGATTAAGTATTATATTTATAATTATCGGTATGATGTTTACGCCATACATAGTTAAAATTTTTGCGATGGGATTCAAAGGAGAAGTATTGAATCTTACTATCTCTTACTCTAGAATATTATTATTTTCAATGATTTTTATTGCAACTAATGGTTTGATATCGTCATATTTAATAGCATCAGGCGATGCTTATATAGCTGGATTAGTTACTATTCCATTTAATATATTTGCTATATTAGCAATATTTTTAGGTTCAATAACTAATTCTTATGTAATGGTATATGGAACATTATTCGCTTATGTAGCTCAATTACTGTTTCAACTTCCATTCTTGAAAAAGAAAGCATACAAGCATAAGTTTATAATAGATTTTAAAGATGAAAATATAAAAAAGATATTATATTTAATAATTCCTGTATTTTTAGGTTCTTATGTTAATCAAATAAATACAGTTGTTAATAGAACTCTAGCATCAACATTAGAGTCAGGTACTATAACTGCCTTAAACTATGCAAATAAATTAAACATGTTTGCAGTAGGTATACTTGTTATATCATTATCTACAGTTTTATACCCTGTATTATCAAAGCTTGCAAGTGAAAATAAATTTAAAGCTTTTAAATATAATCTTTCAAAATCTTTAAATATTATAATTATAACTATGGTTCCTGTTATGATAATCACAATGACACTATCGACCCCTATTATAAAAGTATTATTTGAAAAAGGCTCTTTTGATTCAAGAGCGACTTATTTAACATCAACAGCATTATTTTACTATTCTATAGGGATAGTAGCTTATGGATTAAGAGATATTTTATCAAAAGCATTTTATTCATTACAGGATACGAAAACACCTGTGAGAAATGCAAGCATATCAGTAATAGTTAACGTGATTTTATCTATTGTACTAGTTAAATACATGCAAATAGGGGGTCTTGCCTTAGCTGGGTCTTTATCTGCAGTCATAGCTACACTATTAATGCTTGTATCTCTTAGAAAAAAAATTGGAAAATTAGGATTAAAGAATACTATTATAACTTTTGTTAAAGTAACCATATCATCATTAATAATGGGATATATAATTCATATCTCATATGGATATTTTATGAGGGTAGGAATAAACATAATAGATGAAACGAGAGAACTAATAGCTATCAGTTGTGCAATAAGTGCTATTCTTGGAATGGCAGTTTATATTGCACTCACAGTTATTTTTAATATAAAAGAAGCTAAAGAGATTATCATTTTATCTAAAAATAAAGCTATAAGTTTAGTACGTAGATAA